A window from Solanum stenotomum isolate F172 chromosome 5, ASM1918654v1, whole genome shotgun sequence encodes these proteins:
- the LOC125864724 gene encoding uncharacterized protein LOC125864724, with translation MATTNLRTPVTTLRSPSTTVSATAYSSVKPNCITFLSYSRCGRRQTPLLPRRCRIHHSANSIVQLQHRSVEKFVIFASNEDVAEAAETETQEPEQVEESEQEENLDGAASEEASDEDDNAAAEETLSVVATSLQLYRDALANNDDSKVAEIEISLKSIEDEKIELQTKVASLTEELSSERDRVLRISADFDNFRKRTDRERASLVTNAQGEVVEKLLSVMDNFERAKSQIKVATEGEEKINNSYQSISKQFMEILGSLGVEPVETVGKPFDPLLHEAIMREDSSEFEEGVVLEEYRKGFRLGDRLLRPSMVKVSAGPGPAKPETTEPKEEEQNETDEKSEEGTAETPGDEGTGEGGN, from the exons ATGGCTACCACCAACCTGAGAACGCCGGTCACCACCTTAAGGTCGCCGTCAACCACCGTTAGCGCCACCGCTTACTCCTCTGTCAAACCTAATTGTATCACTTTCTTATCTTACTCGCGCTGTGGACGGAGACAGACTCCACTACTCCCCAGACGGTGTCGTATTCACCACTCAGCTAACTCAATTGTGCAATTGCAGCATCGGTCGGTTGAGAAATTTGTTATCTTTGCTTCAAATGAGGATGTTGCTGAGGCTGCTGAAACGGAGACTCAGGAACCGGAGCAGGTAGAAGAGTCCGAGCAGGAG GAGAATTTAGATGGTGCTGCTTCCGAGGAAGCTTCGGATGAGGATGACAATGCAGCTGCAGAGGAAACTTTATCAGTCGTTGCAACTTCATTGCAGCTGTACAGAGATGCTTTAGCAAATAATGACGATTCAAAAGTTGCAGAGATAGAAATTTCCCTCAAGTCCATAGAAGATGAGAAAATTGAACTTCAGACAAAAGTAGCCTCATTGACTGAAGAATTGTCAAGTGAGAGGGACCGGGTTCTTAGAATCAGTGCCGACTTCGACAACTTCCGTAAGAGAACAGATAGAGAAAGAGCTTCTCTTGTGACAAATGCGCAAGGGGAAGTTGTTGAGAAACTTTTGTCTGTTATGGACAATTTTGAGAGAGCGAAATCGCAAATCAAGGTGGCAACAGAGGGAgaggaaaaaattaataatagttATCAGAGCATTTCTAAACAATTTATGGAAATCCTTGGATCTCTTGGTGTTGAGCCTGTGGAGACAGTTGGGAAGCCATTCGACCCATTG CTGCATGAAGCTATAATGCGCGAGGATTCCTCAGAATTTGAAGAAGGTGTTGTACTTGAAGAATATCGCAAAGGTTTCAGACTTGGAGACAGACTCTTACGTCCTTCCATGGTGAAGGTGTCTGCTGGCCCAGGGCCGGCAAAGCCAGAGACAACTGAGCCTAAAGAAGAGGAACAAAACGAAACCGATGAGAAGAGTGAGGAAGGTACTGCTGAAACACCAGGTGATGAAGGGACAGGTGAGGGAGGTAACTAA
- the LOC125864723 gene encoding presenilin-like protein At1g08700: protein MDGGSILETIGVEIIGVMSPVSICMFLVVLIVYTLSSPPSSDNQQVIRTAANLIYLESSSDTTTQKLEGALLNAVVFVVLITLVTFLLVILYYYRFTNFLKYYIRFSAFFVLGSMGGSIFLTLIQHFNIPIDSFTFCLLLFNFTILGVISVFSQGVPILLNQMYMVALGIIVAAWFTKLPEWTTWVVLVALALYDLVAVLAPGGPLKMLVELASSRDEELPALVYEARPNVGSRSGNRGPNLGLLLAGFSDGDPIELRVMSSSENVVQNGRGVNEMRSESEDIDGVREVEIEGEMLPLMGSSSNERERPVVNEEIRESNESDRGRVLEREIEEEEERGRGIKLGLGDFVFYSVLVGRAAMYDLMTVYACYLAIISGLGCTLILLAVCRHALPALPISIALGVIFYFLTRLLMEPFVVGTSTNLLMF, encoded by the coding sequence ATGGACGGCGGCAGCATTCTGGAGACGATCGGAGTTGAGATCATCGGAGTAATGTCACCAGTATCCATCTGCATGTTCCTCGTTGTCCTGATCGTATATACCCTTTCTTCACCACCTTCCTCCGATAACCAGCAAGTCATCCGTACAGCCGCTAACCTCATATACCTCGAATCATCTTCCGATACTACTACCCAGAAGCTCGAAGGAGCTCTTCTAAACGCCGTCGTTTTTGTAGTCCTCATAACCCTTGTAACATTCCTTCTGGTAATCCTCTATTACTAtcgtttcactaattttctgaAATACTACATCCGTTTCTCTGCTTTCTTCGTTCTTGGTTCGATGGGTGGGTCGATTTTTCTTACTCTTATTCAGCACTTCAATATCCCGATTGATTCCTTCACTTTTTGTCTCCTCCTTTTCAATTTCACCATTTTGGGGGTCATTTCTGTGTTTTCACAAGGGGTTCCGATTCTGCTTAACCAAATGTATATGGTTGCTTTAGGGATTATTGTAGCAGCTTGGTTTACGAAATTACCTGAATGGACAACTTGGGTTGTGCTTGTTGCACTTGCTTTGTATGATCTTGTTGCAGTTTTAGCTCCTGGTGGACCGTTGAAGATGTTGGTGGAGCTAGCTTCAAGTAGGGATGAAGAGTTGCCTGCTTTGGTGTACGAGGCCCGGCCTAATGTGGGTTCGAGATCAGGGAATAGAGGGCCAAATTTAGGGCTTTTGTTAGCTGGGTTTTCTGATGGGGACCCGATTGAGCTTCGGGTTATGTCGAGTAGTGAAAATGTGGTTCAGAATGGGAGGGGTGTGAATGAGATGAGGAGTGAAAGTGAAGATATTGATGGTGTTAGAGAGGTTGAAATTGAGGGGGAGATGTTACCATTGATGGGTAGTAGTAGTAACGAAAGAGAAAGGCCGGTGGTCAATGAAGAGATAAGAGAAAGTAATGAGAGTGATCGTGGTCGGGTTTTGGAGAGGgaaattgaggaagaggaggagagAGGGAGGGGGATAAAGCTTGGTTTGGGAGATTTTGTTTTCTATAGTGTGTTGGTGGGGAGAGCTGCAATGTATGATTTGATGACTGTTTATGCTTGTTATCTCGCTATTATATCTGGATTAGGGTGCACGCTTATACTGTTAGCGGTGTGTCGACATGCCTTGCCAGCACTTCCCATATCCATTGCTTTGGGGGTCATCTTTTACTTCTTGACAAGGCTGTTGATGGAGCCATTCGTTGTTGGGACTTCGACGAATCTTTTGATGTTCTGA